A single region of the Kineosporiaceae bacterium SCSIO 59966 genome encodes:
- a CDS encoding cysteine desulfurase-like protein: protein MTGTLDVAAVRARYPALADGSAYLDGAAGTQVPTSVIDAVAGAWRAGIGNHGGAFAASRRSDELTAAARLAVTDLVGGPSPDGVLLGPNMTTMTYRVANALAATWGPGDEVVLTRLDHDANVRPWVQAAARAGASVRFADPVLPSLDLPVDAFADLVGPRTRLVAVTAASNVVGTRPDVRAIADLAHEHGALVYVDGVHATPHGPVDMAALGADVYATSSYKWSGPHLGALVADPALWEELHPDKLASSPDEVPYRFETGTPPFAQHAGLAAAVEHLAGLPVTPAPGGTRRQRLLATMAAVEAFETDLLGVLLDGLAAMPHVHLIGSPARRTATVYLTVDGWTPQQVAEHCAAAQVNVWAGHMYAWELTGLLGIRDSGSAVRAGLVHYNDRSDVDRLLAALGDLG, encoded by the coding sequence ATGACCGGGACGCTCGACGTCGCCGCCGTCCGCGCCCGGTACCCGGCGCTGGCGGACGGCTCGGCCTACCTGGACGGCGCGGCAGGCACCCAGGTGCCGACCTCGGTCATCGACGCCGTCGCCGGCGCCTGGCGGGCCGGGATCGGCAACCACGGCGGCGCCTTCGCGGCGTCCCGGCGCTCGGACGAGCTGACCGCCGCAGCGCGCCTGGCCGTCACCGACCTCGTCGGCGGGCCGTCCCCGGACGGCGTCCTGCTGGGGCCGAACATGACGACGATGACCTACCGGGTCGCGAACGCGCTCGCGGCGACCTGGGGCCCGGGTGACGAGGTCGTCCTCACCCGGCTGGACCACGACGCCAACGTGCGCCCCTGGGTCCAGGCGGCGGCGCGGGCCGGGGCGAGCGTCCGGTTCGCCGACCCGGTGCTGCCGTCCCTGGACCTGCCGGTCGACGCGTTCGCCGACCTCGTCGGCCCACGGACCCGGCTGGTCGCGGTCACCGCCGCGAGCAACGTCGTCGGCACCCGCCCGGACGTGCGGGCGATCGCCGACCTGGCCCACGAGCACGGCGCACTCGTCTACGTCGACGGCGTGCACGCCACCCCCCACGGGCCGGTCGACATGGCCGCCCTGGGCGCCGACGTCTACGCGACGAGCTCCTACAAGTGGTCCGGGCCGCACCTCGGCGCCCTGGTCGCCGACCCGGCCCTGTGGGAGGAGCTGCACCCGGACAAGCTCGCGTCGTCCCCGGACGAGGTGCCCTACCGGTTCGAGACCGGCACACCACCGTTCGCCCAGCACGCCGGTCTCGCCGCGGCCGTCGAGCACCTGGCGGGCCTGCCGGTCACCCCCGCACCGGGCGGGACCCGCCGGCAGCGGCTGCTGGCGACGATGGCCGCCGTCGAGGCGTTCGAGACGGACCTGCTCGGCGTCCTGCTCGACGGCCTCGCCGCGATGCCGCACGTCCACCTCATCGGCTCCCCGGCCCGGCGAACCGCGACCGTGTACCTCACCGTCGACGGGTGGACGCCGCAGCAGGTCGCCGAGCACTGCGCCGCCGCTCAGGTCAACGTGTGGGCCGGGCACATGTACGCGTGGGAGCTCACCGGTCTGCTGGGGATCCGGGACTCCGGGTCCGCCGTCCGGGCCGGTCTCGTGCACTACAACGACCGGTCGGACGTCGACCGCCTGCTCGCCGCGCTCGGGGACCTCGGCTAG
- a CDS encoding NAD(P)H-quinone oxidoreductase: protein MRAVVIREPGDADVLELQEVEAPACGPGEVRIAVAATAVNRADVMQRRGHYPPPPGASPYPGLECSGRVTEVGEGVDGFSVGDEVCALLSGGGYAEQVVVPAGQVLPVPAGVDLVDAAALPEVVCTVWSNVFMTAGLQPGETLLVHGGSSGIGTMAIQLGRAVGARVAVTAGTPEKLERCRDLGAQVLVDYRQEDFVERVREATDGHGADVVLDNMGAAYLGRNVEVLATNGRLVVIGLQGGRRAELDLGTLLAKRAAVIATSLRARPAAEKATIVAAVREHVWPLLESGDVRPVVHTRMPLADAAEAHPLLESSSHVGKIVLTV, encoded by the coding sequence GTGCGCGCAGTGGTGATCCGGGAGCCCGGTGACGCCGACGTCCTGGAGCTGCAGGAGGTCGAGGCCCCGGCGTGCGGGCCCGGTGAGGTCCGCATCGCCGTGGCCGCGACCGCGGTGAACCGGGCCGACGTCATGCAGCGACGGGGGCACTACCCCCCGCCGCCGGGCGCGTCGCCGTACCCCGGTCTGGAGTGCTCCGGGCGCGTCACCGAGGTCGGCGAGGGCGTCGACGGGTTCAGCGTCGGCGACGAGGTGTGCGCCCTGCTGTCCGGCGGCGGCTACGCCGAGCAGGTCGTCGTCCCGGCCGGCCAGGTGCTGCCGGTGCCGGCGGGGGTCGACCTCGTCGACGCCGCGGCCTTGCCCGAGGTCGTCTGCACGGTCTGGTCCAACGTGTTCATGACCGCGGGCCTGCAGCCGGGCGAGACACTGCTCGTGCACGGCGGGTCATCGGGCATCGGCACGATGGCGATCCAGCTGGGTCGCGCCGTGGGCGCCCGGGTCGCCGTCACCGCGGGCACCCCGGAGAAGCTCGAGCGCTGCCGGGACCTGGGCGCTCAGGTCCTCGTCGACTACCGGCAGGAGGACTTCGTCGAGCGCGTGAGGGAGGCCACCGACGGGCACGGGGCGGACGTCGTCCTGGACAACATGGGGGCGGCCTACCTGGGACGCAACGTCGAGGTCCTGGCGACCAACGGCCGCCTCGTCGTCATCGGCCTGCAGGGCGGACGCCGGGCCGAGCTCGACCTGGGCACCCTCCTCGCCAAGCGCGCCGCGGTCATCGCCACGTCGCTGCGCGCCCGGCCGGCCGCGGAGAAGGCCACCATCGTCGCGGCGGTGCGCGAGCACGTGTGGCCGCTGCTGGAGTCCGGGGACGTCCGCCCCGTCGTCCACACCCGGATGCCGCTGGCGGACGCCGCGGAGGCCCACCCGCTGCTTGAGTCCAGCAGCCACGTCGGCAAGATCGTGCTGACCGTCTGA
- a CDS encoding NTP transferase domain-containing protein, translated as MPRRVTSWEGCAVVVLAGGRSRRMGHDKLADTLAPAAGTTGPFTVLDAVLAGVPDDVEVVVVGPSRSTARPVRTTREDPPGSGPAAGVGAGVRALTGTPAHVVVLAGDAPFGPAAVPALLAALRRDPHADVAVAAPPDGPPQPLLAVYRREALARTTTGQLLHRPARALMDHLAVVVVPVAQEATLDVDTPADLEAARRAARARLRGESVRA; from the coding sequence ATGCCGAGACGGGTCACTTCGTGGGAGGGGTGCGCGGTCGTCGTCCTCGCGGGCGGCCGGTCACGCCGCATGGGGCACGACAAGCTCGCGGACACTCTCGCCCCCGCCGCCGGCACCACCGGCCCGTTCACCGTGCTCGACGCCGTCCTCGCCGGCGTCCCGGACGACGTGGAGGTCGTCGTCGTCGGACCGTCCCGGTCCACCGCCCGCCCGGTCCGCACGACCCGTGAAGATCCTCCGGGCAGTGGTCCGGCCGCCGGGGTGGGCGCCGGGGTGCGTGCCCTCACCGGAACCCCTGCACACGTCGTCGTGCTCGCCGGTGACGCCCCGTTCGGACCGGCTGCCGTCCCCGCGCTTCTCGCAGCCCTGCGCCGTGACCCGCATGCGGACGTGGCGGTCGCAGCCCCGCCGGACGGCCCGCCGCAGCCGCTGCTCGCCGTCTACCGGCGCGAGGCGCTGGCCCGGACGACGACCGGCCAGCTCCTCCACCGACCTGCTCGGGCGCTGATGGACCACCTCGCGGTCGTCGTCGTCCCGGTCGCCCAGGAGGCGACCCTGGACGTCGACACCCCGGCGGACCTCGAGGCGGCCCGGCGAGCGGCGCGCGCTCGGCTGAGAGGGGAGAGCGTGCGCGCCTGA
- a CDS encoding HAMP domain-containing protein — protein MLRNTGIRSKILAVLALPVLVLLLAATVISVGALTDARRAVQVESLAGQAPGLTTLVRGLQAERALSMQVMAGDTSAEPALQEVRAQVSEGIEMVRAGVGTVELDLLDEAAASGVAASAAAHDDVDVLRRQIDGSALSPTLAYDRYTDAIAADVALPGRIGDAVDDRALADMLTTYTATEQLAELVTVERDLVAPAVAAGVMSPELQSRVADLIARQDVVRDQATELAESVGVRVPTTGYALQMARQKTVEDADGVLENIDPATWQRAAETEVASLGAVEAELAELAAARSATLADDARTWAIQVGAGTALLVVVPVLLALLLSRSITGPLRRLTDAAGEIRRELPTMVERMQTPGEGPGLTLPEIPVTSRDEVGRLAAAFNDVNSTTVQVAQEQAALRGSIAAMFVNVARRDQVLLSRQLAFIDQLERTEDDPRTLENLFRLDHLATRMRRNAESLLVLAGIDTGRRLRRPMPLSDVVRTATSEIEHYERVDLVLQADPPMVGHVALTAAHLLAELLENATNFSDPGTRVVVSTAAGPRGVVVSIADEGLGMSAEEIAEANARIAEPPVAEVVGAQRLGFFVVGRLARRLDATVSLEPGTERGTVVRVDLPTALFVPGSVAEVPEPDGDEAPPAHDLTPAGLPARVEPAPLGSPAPDAEPAPDRPRTDAGLPRRGSGLPLRQPSIEPSSLAVTAPDDVTAPHDVTAPDDVPEAVPDPSPVSRGGLFSSFRPRRPGEASQTGADEVPTNGHTRAPAHRQHAAEPDAQQPVEQEPVEQQPVAPQPEAAQTPEPQPEPQPQPQPEPEPAPQPEPEPQPHLAAPALDILPKRATLRRRQSRGFLGRRGVAQPSTVVPVTRREMRNLEQALSTADSPGEPVGAYVPRHQPPARPRDDAAARDREAPTPDGAPAAQRPEPVPAPSSLFGVPPQAADRAESPAPVPEPVGSGVRAAGRVALPVPGDGPIPLPTRPAPGPATSTDGGSDVLRERSALASEALTELSRLSAYTPAAVDSKPPATLTRRTPAASPAAQVAVPRPAAARRPGRDAADVRSMLAGFQAGVNRGRTDPAGPPSPNGDQPATDQPATDPSPTAPTTDTASTTGGQA, from the coding sequence ATGCTGCGCAACACCGGCATCAGGTCGAAGATCCTGGCGGTCCTTGCACTGCCTGTGCTCGTCCTGCTGCTCGCAGCCACCGTCATCTCCGTCGGTGCCCTCACCGACGCGCGCCGGGCCGTGCAGGTCGAGTCCCTCGCGGGCCAGGCACCGGGGCTGACCACGCTCGTCCGTGGCCTGCAGGCCGAGCGGGCGCTCAGCATGCAGGTGATGGCCGGTGACACGAGCGCCGAGCCCGCGCTGCAGGAGGTCCGCGCCCAGGTCAGCGAGGGCATCGAGATGGTCCGCGCCGGCGTGGGCACGGTCGAGCTCGACCTGCTCGACGAGGCCGCCGCCAGCGGCGTCGCCGCGTCCGCCGCCGCCCATGACGACGTCGACGTCCTGCGCCGGCAGATCGACGGCTCCGCACTGTCCCCGACGCTCGCCTACGACCGCTACACCGACGCGATCGCGGCGGACGTCGCGCTCCCCGGCCGGATCGGCGACGCCGTCGACGACCGGGCGCTCGCCGACATGCTCACCACGTACACCGCGACCGAGCAGCTGGCCGAGCTCGTCACCGTGGAGCGCGACCTGGTCGCCCCCGCCGTCGCCGCGGGGGTGATGTCACCGGAGCTGCAGTCCCGGGTCGCTGACCTGATCGCCCGCCAGGACGTCGTCCGTGACCAGGCGACCGAGCTCGCCGAGAGCGTCGGCGTCCGGGTCCCGACCACCGGGTACGCCCTGCAGATGGCCCGGCAGAAGACCGTCGAGGACGCCGACGGCGTGCTGGAGAACATCGACCCGGCCACGTGGCAGCGGGCCGCCGAGACCGAGGTCGCCTCGCTCGGCGCGGTCGAGGCCGAGCTCGCTGAGCTCGCCGCCGCGCGCAGCGCGACCCTCGCCGACGACGCACGGACCTGGGCGATCCAGGTGGGGGCCGGCACGGCGCTGCTCGTCGTCGTCCCGGTGCTGCTGGCGCTGCTGCTCTCCCGCAGCATCACCGGTCCGCTGCGGCGGCTCACCGACGCCGCCGGCGAGATCCGGCGTGAGCTGCCGACGATGGTCGAGCGGATGCAGACCCCGGGCGAGGGCCCGGGTCTGACGCTGCCGGAGATCCCGGTGACCTCCCGGGACGAGGTGGGCCGGCTCGCCGCCGCGTTCAACGACGTCAACAGCACGACCGTGCAGGTCGCCCAGGAGCAGGCCGCGCTCCGTGGGTCGATCGCGGCGATGTTCGTCAACGTCGCCCGCCGCGACCAGGTCCTGCTCTCCCGCCAGCTCGCGTTCATCGACCAGCTCGAGCGCACCGAGGACGACCCGCGCACGCTGGAGAACCTGTTCCGGCTCGACCACCTCGCCACCCGGATGCGTCGCAACGCCGAGTCGCTGCTCGTGCTCGCGGGTATCGACACCGGCCGTCGCCTGCGCCGTCCGATGCCGCTGTCGGACGTCGTCCGCACCGCGACGTCCGAGATCGAGCACTACGAGCGGGTCGACCTCGTGCTGCAGGCCGACCCGCCGATGGTCGGGCACGTCGCCCTCACGGCCGCCCACCTGCTCGCTGAGCTGCTGGAGAACGCGACGAACTTCTCCGACCCCGGCACCCGGGTCGTGGTGAGCACGGCGGCCGGCCCGCGCGGCGTCGTCGTCAGCATCGCCGACGAGGGCCTGGGGATGTCCGCGGAGGAGATCGCCGAGGCGAACGCCCGGATCGCCGAGCCACCGGTCGCCGAGGTCGTCGGCGCCCAGCGCCTCGGGTTCTTCGTCGTCGGACGCCTCGCCCGCCGCCTCGACGCGACCGTCTCGCTGGAGCCTGGGACCGAGCGGGGCACCGTCGTGCGCGTCGACCTGCCCACGGCGCTGTTCGTGCCCGGGTCGGTCGCCGAGGTCCCGGAGCCGGACGGCGACGAGGCGCCACCGGCTCACGACCTGACCCCGGCTGGACTGCCTGCCCGGGTCGAGCCGGCGCCGCTGGGGTCCCCCGCTCCGGACGCCGAGCCGGCCCCGGACAGGCCTCGCACCGACGCAGGCCTGCCCCGTCGCGGCAGCGGCCTGCCCCTGCGGCAGCCGTCGATCGAGCCGTCCTCCCTGGCAGTGACGGCACCGGACGACGTGACGGCACCTCACGACGTGACGGCACCGGACGACGTACCCGAGGCCGTGCCGGATCCCTCGCCGGTCTCCCGTGGCGGGCTGTTCAGCTCCTTCCGTCCGCGTCGCCCCGGTGAGGCGTCCCAGACCGGCGCGGACGAGGTGCCGACGAACGGCCACACCCGCGCGCCGGCCCACCGGCAGCACGCCGCGGAGCCGGACGCCCAGCAGCCCGTCGAGCAGGAGCCGGTCGAGCAGCAGCCGGTCGCGCCCCAGCCCGAGGCCGCGCAGACGCCCGAACCCCAGCCCGAGCCCCAGCCCCAGCCCCAGCCCGAGCCCGAGCCCGCGCCCCAGCCCGAGCCTGAGCCCCAGCCTCATCTGGCGGCACCCGCCCTGGACATCCTGCCCAAGCGGGCCACGCTGCGCCGCCGGCAGTCGCGGGGCTTCCTCGGACGTCGCGGGGTCGCCCAGCCGTCCACCGTCGTCCCGGTCACTCGCCGGGAGATGCGGAACCTCGAGCAGGCGCTGAGCACCGCGGACTCCCCAGGCGAGCCGGTCGGCGCGTACGTCCCTCGGCACCAGCCTCCAGCGCGCCCGCGGGACGACGCCGCGGCGCGCGACCGGGAGGCGCCGACGCCGGACGGCGCCCCGGCCGCCCAGCGACCTGAGCCCGTCCCTGCGCCGAGCAGCCTGTTCGGCGTCCCGCCGCAGGCGGCGGATCGCGCCGAGTCCCCGGCTCCGGTGCCCGAGCCGGTCGGCTCCGGCGTTCGCGCGGCCGGTCGGGTGGCCCTGCCCGTGCCCGGCGACGGCCCGATCCCGTTGCCGACGCGGCCGGCACCCGGCCCCGCGACGTCCACCGACGGTGGGTCCGACGTCCTGCGGGAGCGGTCGGCGCTGGCCTCCGAGGCGCTGACCGAGCTGAGCCGACTGTCCGCCTACACCCCCGCCGCCGTCGACAGCAAGCCGCCGGCGACCCTCACCCGGCGCACCCCGGCCGCCAGTCCGGCCGCCCAGGTGGCGGTGCCGCGACCGGCCGCCGCACGCCGTCCGGGCCGTGACGCCGCCGACGTCCGCTCGATGCTCGCCGGCTTCCAGGCCGGGGTGAACCGCGGGCGCACCGACCCGGCGGGTCCACCTTCGCCGAACGGCGACCAGCCGGCTACCGACCAGCCGGCCACCGACCCGTCCCCGACCGCCCCGACGACCGACACCGCCAGCACGACCGGAGGACAAGCGTGA
- a CDS encoding roadblock/LC7 domain-containing protein produces MTTMSTEAANFSWLLDNFVKSVPGVRHTLVVSADGLLMAMSDDLDRTRGDQLSAIVSGMSSLTRGAARQLDAGEVRQAIVEMDEYFMFLMAISDGSVLATMADSSCDVGLIGYEMAMLVSRTEATLTPQLVSEMRSRLPVHGSTRAPVMG; encoded by the coding sequence GTGACCACGATGAGCACCGAGGCAGCCAACTTCAGCTGGCTTCTCGACAACTTCGTCAAGAGCGTGCCCGGCGTCCGCCACACCCTCGTGGTGTCGGCCGACGGCCTGCTCATGGCCATGTCCGACGACCTCGACCGGACCCGCGGCGACCAGCTGTCCGCGATCGTGTCGGGGATGTCGAGCCTCACCCGCGGTGCGGCCCGTCAGCTCGACGCCGGCGAGGTGCGCCAGGCGATCGTCGAGATGGACGAGTACTTCATGTTCCTCATGGCGATCTCCGACGGTTCCGTGCTCGCCACGATGGCCGACTCCAGCTGCGACGTCGGGCTCATCGGCTACGAGATGGCCATGCTCGTCAGCCGCACCGAGGCGACCCTGACCCCACAGCTGGTCTCGGAGATGCGCTCCCGCCTGCCGGTCCACGGCAGCACCCGCGCGCCGGTGATGGGGTGA
- a CDS encoding DUF742 domain-containing protein, whose amino-acid sequence MRPYAVTGGRTASASTQIPVEALVQALAEPDVTMTPEKRRIVELTQHQYLSVAELSAHLRLPVPVVRIVLGDLTSSGSVRVHGTSRSDGYTPAATLSVLESVLNGISSL is encoded by the coding sequence GTGCGGCCCTACGCCGTCACCGGCGGCCGGACGGCGTCCGCCTCCACCCAGATCCCGGTCGAGGCGCTCGTCCAGGCGCTCGCCGAGCCCGACGTCACGATGACGCCGGAGAAGCGGCGCATCGTCGAGCTCACGCAGCACCAGTACCTGTCCGTCGCCGAGCTCTCGGCGCACCTGCGATTGCCGGTACCGGTGGTCCGGATCGTCCTGGGCGACCTCACGTCGTCCGGGTCGGTGCGGGTCCACGGGACGTCCCGGTCCGACGGCTACACCCCCGCAGCCACCCTCAGCGTCCTGGAGAGTGTTCTCAATGGCATTTCCTCGCTCTGA
- a CDS encoding ATP-binding protein → MAFPRSDVASAVPAQAAQPGGAGTPDGPDAAPTVVKIVVAGGFAVGKTTFIGSISDIEPLTTEAPMTEHSLGIDDAGGVTDRKTTTTVAMDFGRIALPGNLWLYLFGTPGQDRFLFMWDDLVRGAIGAVVLVDTERLEQCFPAVDYFEARAIPFVVAVNCFDGIARHSLDDVREALAVPAHVPMVYTDARSRGATKQVLVTLVQLAMQRLTA, encoded by the coding sequence ATGGCATTTCCTCGCTCTGACGTCGCCTCCGCCGTGCCGGCGCAGGCCGCTCAGCCGGGTGGCGCCGGGACCCCGGACGGCCCGGACGCCGCGCCCACCGTGGTCAAGATCGTGGTCGCCGGCGGGTTCGCCGTCGGCAAGACGACGTTCATCGGCTCCATCTCCGACATCGAGCCGCTGACCACCGAGGCGCCGATGACCGAGCACTCCCTCGGCATCGACGACGCCGGCGGGGTCACCGACCGCAAGACGACGACGACCGTCGCGATGGACTTCGGCCGGATCGCGCTGCCGGGCAACCTGTGGCTCTACCTGTTCGGCACGCCCGGCCAGGACCGGTTCCTGTTCATGTGGGACGACCTGGTGCGCGGCGCCATCGGGGCGGTCGTGCTCGTCGACACCGAGCGGCTCGAGCAGTGCTTCCCCGCGGTGGACTACTTCGAGGCCCGCGCGATCCCGTTCGTCGTCGCGGTGAACTGCTTCGACGGCATCGCCCGGCACTCCCTGGACGACGTCCGCGAGGCGCTCGCCGTCCCCGCCCACGTGCCGATGGTCTACACCGACGCTCGCTCCCGTGGGGCGACCAAGCAGGTCCTCGTCACCCTCGTCCAGCTGGCGATGCAGCGCCTCACGGCCTGA
- the cysK gene encoding cysteine synthase A, translating to MVRIYDDVTQVVGRTPLVRLNRLTEGCGATVAAKLEFSNPGGSVKDRIGVSMIEAAERSGQLRPGGTVVEATSGNTGIALAMVGAAKGYRVVLTMPETMSKERRALLRAFGAELVLTPGSEGMKGAVARAEEIGARDNAVLVRQFANEANPEVHRRTTAEEIWADTDGQVDVVVAGIGTGGTITGVGQVLKERKPSVRMVAVEPAESPILTGGQPGPHKIQGIGANFVPEILDTGIYDEVVDVDADTAVEWARRSAREEGLLVGLSSGAALAAAVQVARREENTGKLVVVVIPSFGERYLSTVLYSDLMD from the coding sequence ATCGTGCGCATCTATGACGACGTGACCCAGGTAGTCGGCCGGACCCCGCTCGTGCGGCTCAACCGTCTCACCGAGGGGTGCGGCGCCACCGTCGCCGCCAAGCTCGAGTTCAGCAACCCCGGAGGCAGTGTCAAGGACCGGATCGGGGTCTCCATGATCGAGGCCGCTGAACGCTCGGGCCAGCTGCGCCCGGGCGGCACCGTCGTCGAGGCGACGAGCGGCAACACCGGCATCGCCCTGGCCATGGTCGGTGCCGCCAAGGGCTACCGGGTCGTGCTGACGATGCCCGAGACGATGTCCAAGGAGCGCCGGGCGCTGCTGCGTGCCTTCGGAGCCGAGCTCGTCCTCACCCCCGGCAGCGAGGGGATGAAGGGGGCGGTCGCCAGGGCCGAGGAGATCGGCGCCCGGGACAACGCCGTGCTGGTCCGCCAGTTCGCGAACGAGGCCAACCCCGAGGTGCACCGGCGGACCACCGCCGAGGAGATCTGGGCCGACACCGACGGCCAGGTGGACGTCGTGGTGGCCGGTATCGGCACCGGCGGGACGATCACCGGTGTGGGGCAGGTCCTCAAGGAGCGCAAGCCGTCGGTGCGGATGGTCGCCGTCGAGCCGGCCGAGTCCCCGATCCTCACCGGTGGGCAGCCCGGCCCGCACAAGATCCAGGGGATCGGGGCGAACTTCGTCCCGGAGATCCTCGACACCGGCATCTACGACGAGGTCGTGGACGTCGACGCCGACACCGCGGTCGAGTGGGCCCGCCGGTCCGCCCGGGAGGAGGGCCTGCTCGTCGGACTGTCCTCCGGCGCCGCACTGGCGGCCGCCGTCCAGGTCGCCCGCCGGGAGGAGAACACCGGCAAGCTCGTCGTCGTCGTCATCCCCTCCTTCGGTGAGCGCTACCTGTCCACGGTCCTGTACAGCGACCTCATGGACTGA